A single region of the Ziziphus jujuba cultivar Dongzao chromosome 10, ASM3175591v1 genome encodes:
- the LOC107412268 gene encoding uncharacterized protein LOC107412268 isoform X4 gives MRTAWLKLLVSVFGFLKTIDPLTVCGTTFRQAVALIFGHVVSAESLPAGKFGSGSYISRTSSVPGDISRSINLSESLELESISGGSALMRESLTKVGKLGLRLLEDLTALAAGGSGIWLRVNSLQRPFVLDILEFILSNYVAVFRTLIPYEQILRHQICSLLMTSIRTNAEVEGEAGEPSFRRLVLRSVAHIIRLYSSSLITECEVFLSMLLKVIFLDLPLWHRILVLEILRGFCVEARTLRILFQNFDMNPKNTNVVEGMVKALARVVSCVHVQETSEESLAAVAGMFSSKAKGVEWSLDNDASNAAVLVASEAHAITLAVEGLLGVVFTVATLTDEAMDVGELESPKCDYDPPAKCTGKTALLCLSMVDSVWLTILDALSLILSRSQGEAIVLEILKGYQAFTQACGVLRAVEPLNSFLASLCKFTINFPNEAERRSSALQSPGPRRSESLGDQRETIVLTPKNVQALRTLFNIAHRLHNVLGPSWVLVLETLAALDRAIHSPHATTQEVTTAVPKLTRESSGQYSDFSILSSLNSQLFESSALMHISAVKSLLSALRQLSEQCISGTLSGSGPASSQKFGSIMFSVERMICILVNNLHRVEPLWDQVIGHFLELADKPNQHLRNMALDALDRSICAVLDSDQFQDDMTTRSHETSQNVETGLSEIGSLECAAISPLRVLYLSTQSIDVRAGSLKILLHVLERHGEKLHYSWPDILEMLRSVADASEKEIVTLGFQSLRVIMNDGLSTIPADCLHVCVDVTGAYSSQKTELNISLTAIGLLWTTTDFIAKGLKRTEKEMDGQKPEEQTRSVLDQVRLINVIDRDKLLFSVFSLLQNLGADERPEVRNSAVRTLFQTLGSHGQKLSKSMWEDCLWNYVFPTLDRASHMAATSSKDEWQGKELGTRGGKAVHMLIHHSRNTAQKQWDETLVLVLGGIARILRSFFPFLRSLTNFWSGWESLLLFVKNSILNGSKEVSLAAINCLQTTVLSHSSKGNVPMPYLTSVLDIYEFVLQKSTNYCGNAASKVKQEILHGLGELYVQAQRMFDNQLYTMLLGIINLAVKQAIVDSDNFETEFGHVPPVLRTILEILPLLRPADHLSSMWLILLRDFLKYLPRSDSPSQDEEDEAVQASAIDQNQDADLKYERSNGTGSKSLNKMEITSPTSAGIPSYLFAEKLVPLLVDLFLQAPAIEKYIIYPEIIQSLGRCMTTRRDSPDGALWRLAVEGFNHILVDDLCKLSVDSGHDSNVSKPARTRIWKEVADVYEIFLVGYCGRALPSDSLSAVAVKADESLEITTLNILGDQILRLPIDAPSDILLRLVSTLDRCASRTCSLPVETVTLMPSHCIRFSLACLQKLFSLSSYEEKANSWSLERSEISKISIMVLMTRCEFILNRFLIDEGDSGEGPLPAARVEELIYVLEELSRLVIHPDSASALHLHPYLKDGLAKENNREKRSHLLVLFPCLCELVISREARVRELVRVLLRLVTKELALDVSLSSQHMEEYFLTTQSPKSVP, from the exons GTTTATTTTGTCAAACTATGTGGCTGTTTTCAGAACGCTGATTCCATATGAGCAG ATTCTGCGACACCAGATATGTTCACTTCTAATGACTTCAATTCGTACCAATGCTGAG GTTGAAGGAGAAGCAGGAGAGCCTTCTTTTCGTCGCTTGGTTTTGCGGTCAGTTGCTCATATTATCAGGCTTTACAGTTCATCCCTTATCACTGAATGTGAG GTTTTCCTCAGTATGTTATTGAAGGTTATTTTTCTTGACCTTCCATTGTGGCATCGCATTCTTGTTCTTGAAATCTTAAGG GGTTTTTGTGTGGAGGCAAGGACATTGAGGATCCTTTTTCAGAACTTTGACAT GAATCCCAAGAACACTAATGTTGTTGAAGGCATGGTTAAAGCTCTCGCTAGAGTTGTTTCTTGTGTACAT GTTCAAGAGACCAGTGAGGAGAGCCTGGCTGCTGTTGCAGGGATGTTCAGTAGCAAAGCTAAAG GGGTTGAGTGGAGCCTTGATAATGATGCATCCAATGCTGCAGTTTTAGTTGCCAGTGAAGCTCATGCGATAACTCTGGCTGTTGAAGGTTTGTTGGGTGTTGTCTTTACGGTAGCCACGTTGACAGATGAAGCGATGGATGTTGGTGAG CTTGAATCTCCCAAATGTGATTATGATCCGCCTGCAAAATGTACTGGGAAAACTGCTCTTCTCTGCCTTTCGATGGTTGATTCAGTGTGGTTGACCATACTAGATGCCCTATCTCTTATTTTGTCAAG GTCACAAGGAGAGGCAATCGTGTTGGAAATACTGAAGGGATATCAGGCATTCACTCAG GCGTGTGGAGTTCTTCGAGCTGTAGAACCTTTAAACTCCTTTCTAGCATCTCTTTGCAAATTTACGATCAATTTTCCGAATGAAGCAGAAAGAAGGAG CAGTGCTTTACAATCTCCTGGTCCAAGACGCTCTGAATCATTAGGCGACCAAAGGGAAACCATTGTCCTTACTCCCAAGAATGTGCAG GCTTTAAGAACTCTGTTCAACATTGCTCATCGACTCCATAACGTGTTGGGTCCATCCTGGGTTTTG GTCTTGGAAACTCTAGCAGCTCTAGACCGAGCAATCCATTCACCACATGCCACCACACAG GAGGTCACAACAGCTGTCCCAAAGCTTACAAGGGAATCATCTGGTCAATACAGTGATTTCAGTATTCTTTCATCTTTAAATTCTCAG CTGTTTGAGAGCTCGGCACTAATGCACATATCTGCAGTAAAATCCCTTCTGTCTGCATTGCGCCAGCTTTCAGAACAATGTATTTCTGGGACTCTAAGTGGTTCTGGACCAGCATCAAGTCAAAAATTTGGAAGTATCATGTTTTCGGTGGAACGTATGATTTGCATACTGGTCAATAATCTTCACA GAGTGGAGCCATTGTGGGATCAAGTTATTGGCCACTTTCTTGAG CTTGCAGACAAACCTAACCAGCATTTAAGAAATATGGCCCTGGATGCACTAGACCGGTCAATATGTGCTGTTTTAGATTCAGATCAATTCCAGGATGATATGACAACTAGATCCCATGAGACATCTCAGAAT GTGGAAACCGGGCTTTCAGAAATAGGATCACTTGAATGTGCTGCCATATCTCCATTGCGGGTTCTTTATTTATCTACTCAAAGCATTGATGTACGTGCTGGATCGTTGAAAATTCTTCTTCATGTTTTAGAG AGGCATGGAGAAAAGTTACACTACAGTTGGCCTGATATTCTTGAAATGTTGAG GTCTGTGGCTGATGCTTCAGAGAAGGAAATTGTCACCTTGGGCTTCCAG AGCCTACGTGTGATTATGAATGATGGACTTTCCACTATTCCTGCAGACTGCCTTCATGT ATGTGTAGATGTGACTGGAGCATACAGTTCCCAGAAAACAGAGCTGAATATAAGTTTGACAGCTATAGGCCTTTTATGGACTACAACTGACTTTATTGCAAAAGGGCTTAAGCGCACGGAAAAGGAAATGGATGGTCAAAAGCCAGAAGAGCAAACACGTAGTGTTTTGGACCAAGTGCGTTTGATAAATGTCATTGATCGTGACAAGTtgcttttctctgttttttcatTGCTTCAGAATCTTGGAGCTGATGAGAGGCCAGAG GTCAGAAATTCAGCAGTCAGGACTCTTTTTCAGACTCTGGGAAGTCATGGGCAGAAACTCTCAAAAAGCATGTGGGAGGATTGCCTTTGGAATTATGTTTTCCCTACACTAGATCGTGCTTCTCACATG GCTGCAACTTCATCAAAAGACGAATGGCAAGGGAAAGAACTTGGAACTAGAGGTGGAAAAGCAGTTCACATGCTCATACATCATAG TCGCAACACAGCTCAGAAACAGTGGGATGAAACActtgttcttgttcttggtGGAATAGCTCGTATTTTACGTTCTTTCTTTCCATTTCTCAGAAGCTTGACCAACTTTTGGTCAG GATGGGAATCATTGCTTCTGTTTGTGAAAAATAGTATTCTTAATGGTAGCAAAGAGGTTTCTCTTGCAGCAATAAATTGCTTACAGACAACTGTTCTTTCCCATTCTTCAAAG GGAAATGTACCAATGCCTTACCTTACATCGGTGCTTGATATTTATGAGTTTGTTCTTCAAAAGTCAACAAACTATTGTGGTAATGCAGCTAGCAAGGTGAAGCAGGAGATTTTACACGGTCTTG GGGAACTATATGTTCAAGCACAGAGGATGTTTGACAATCAATTGTATACAATGTTGCTTGGGATCATAAATTTGGCTGTCAAGCAAGCCATAGTGGATAGTGATAACTTTGAAACTGAATTT GGACACGTTCCTCCTGTTTTACGTACAATACTGGAGATTTTACCATTGTTACGTCCAGCTGATCACCTTTCATCCATGTGGCTAATTCTTCTTCGggattttttgaaatatttaccaAGATCTGACTCCCCCTCACAAGATGAGGAAGATGAAGCAGTGCAAGCCAGCGCTATTGACCAAAATCAAG aTGCTGACCTGAAGTATGAAAGATCGAATGGGACTGGTTCCAAATCCCTAAACAAAATGGAAATAACATCTCCAACTTCAGCAGGCATCCCTAGTTATTTGTTTGCAGAAAAGCTTGTTCCTTTGCTGGTAGATCTCTTTTTACAGGCACCAGCAATTGAAAAGTATATTATATATCCTGAAATTATTCAAAGTCTGGGAAG GTGTATGACTACTAGAAGAGACAGCCCAGATGGTGCACTCTGGAGGTTAGCTGTTGAAGGCTTCAATCATATTCTTGTTGATGATCTCTGCAAATTATCTGTGGACTCTGGACATGATTCTAATGTCAGTAAACCTGCAAGAACACGTATTTGGAAGGAAGTTGCAGATGTATATGAAATATTCCTTGTGGGTTATTGTGGGCGGGCCCTTCCTTCTGATTCTCTTTCAGCTGTGGCAGTAAAGGCTGATGAGTCACTTGAGATTACGACTTTAAACATTCTTGGTGACCAAATTTTGAGGCTGCCAATTGATGCACCTTCTGAT ATTTTGCTAAGACTAGTGTCTACCTTGGACCGTTGTGCATCACGGACTTGCTCTTTGCCTGTTGAGACTGTAACACTTATGCCTTCTCACTGTATAAGATTTTCCTTGGCTTGCTTACAGAAGTTATTTTCCTTGAGCAG CTATGAAGAGAAAGCCAATAGTTGGAGTTTGGAAAGATCTGAAATTAGCAAAATTTCAATCATGGTTCTCATGACCAGATGCGAATTCATCTTGAACAGATTTTTGATTGATGAGGGAGACTCTG GTGAAGGTCCACTACCAGCTGCAAGGGTAGAGGAACTCATCTATGTCCTGGAGGAACTGAGCCGTCTGGTCATTCATCCAGACTCAGCATCTGCTCTTCACTTGCATCCATATTTGAAAGACGGCCTGGCCAAGGAAAACAATCGTGAGAAGCGGTCACATCTGCTTGTTTTGTTTCCATGCCTTTGTGAGCTTGTCATATCAAG GGAAGCAAGAGTAAGAGAACTGGTGCGAGTACTACTCAGACTTGTTACGAAAGAGTTAGCACTAGACGTCTCCTTATCCAGTCAACACATGGAAGAGTACTTTTTGACAACGCAGAGTCCCAAGTCGGTTCCATGA
- the LOC107412268 gene encoding uncharacterized protein LOC107412268 isoform X3, with protein sequence MSMAQALGICLRLLENNRSSDSVRNTAAATFRQAVALIFGHVVSAESLPAGKFGSGSYISRTSSVPGDISRSINLSESLELESISGGSALMRESLTKVGKLGLRLLEDLTALAAGGSGIWLRVNSLQRPFVLDILEFILSNYVAVFRTLIPYEQILRHQICSLLMTSIRTNAEVEGEAGEPSFRRLVLRSVAHIIRLYSSSLITECEVFLSMLLKVIFLDLPLWHRILVLEILRGFCVEARTLRILFQNFDMNPKNTNVVEGMVKALARVVSCVHVQETSEESLAAVAGMFSSKAKGVEWSLDNDASNAAVLVASEAHAITLAVEGLLGVVFTVATLTDEAMDVGELESPKCDYDPPAKCTGKTALLCLSMVDSVWLTILDALSLILSRSQGEAIVLEILKGYQAFTQACGVLRAVEPLNSFLASLCKFTINFPNEAERRSSALQSPGPRRSESLGDQRETIVLTPKNVQALRTLFNIAHRLHNVLGPSWVLVLETLAALDRAIHSPHATTQEVTTAVPKLTRESSGQYSDFSILSSLNSQLFESSALMHISAVKSLLSALRQLSEQCISGTLSGSGPASSQKFGSIMFSVERMICILVNNLHRVEPLWDQVIGHFLELADKPNQHLRNMALDALDRSICAVLDSDQFQDDMTTRSHETSQNVETGLSEIGSLECAAISPLRVLYLSTQSIDVRAGSLKILLHVLERHGEKLHYSWPDILEMLRSVADASEKEIVTLGFQSLRVIMNDGLSTIPADCLHVCVDVTGAYSSQKTELNISLTAIGLLWTTTDFIAKGLKRTEKEMDGQKPEEQTRSVLDQVRLINVIDRDKLLFSVFSLLQNLGADERPEVRNSAVRTLFQTLGSHGQKLSKSMWEDCLWNYVFPTLDRASHMAATSSKDEWQGKELGTRGGKAVHMLIHHSRNTAQKQWDETLVLVLGGIARILRSFFPFLRSLTNFWSGWESLLLFVKNSILNGSKEVSLAAINCLQTTVLSHSSKGNVPMPYLTSVLDIYEFVLQKSTNYCGNAASKVKQEILHGLGELYVQAQRMFDNQLYTMLLGIINLAVKQAIVDSDNFETEFGHVPPVLRTILEILPLLRPADHLSSMWLILLRDFLKYLPRSDSPSQDEEDEAVQASAIDQNQDADLKYERSNGTGSKSLNKMEITSPTSAGIPSYLFAEKLVPLLVDLFLQAPAIEKYIIYPEIIQSLGRCMTTRRDSPDGALWRLAVEGFNHILVDDLCKLSVDSGHDSNVSKPARTRIWKEVADVYEIFLVGYCGRALPSDSLSAVAVKADESLEITTLNILGDQILRLPIDAPSDILLRLVSTLDRCASRTCSLPVETVTLMPSHCIRFSLACLQKLFSLSSYEEKANSWSLERSEISKISIMVLMTRCEFILNRFLIDEGDSGEGPLPAARVEELIYVLEELSRLVIHPDSASALHLHPYLKDGLAKENNREKRSHLLVLFPCLCELVISREARVRELVRVLLRLVTKELALDVSLSSQHMEEYFLTTQSPKSVP encoded by the exons GTTTATTTTGTCAAACTATGTGGCTGTTTTCAGAACGCTGATTCCATATGAGCAG ATTCTGCGACACCAGATATGTTCACTTCTAATGACTTCAATTCGTACCAATGCTGAG GTTGAAGGAGAAGCAGGAGAGCCTTCTTTTCGTCGCTTGGTTTTGCGGTCAGTTGCTCATATTATCAGGCTTTACAGTTCATCCCTTATCACTGAATGTGAG GTTTTCCTCAGTATGTTATTGAAGGTTATTTTTCTTGACCTTCCATTGTGGCATCGCATTCTTGTTCTTGAAATCTTAAGG GGTTTTTGTGTGGAGGCAAGGACATTGAGGATCCTTTTTCAGAACTTTGACAT GAATCCCAAGAACACTAATGTTGTTGAAGGCATGGTTAAAGCTCTCGCTAGAGTTGTTTCTTGTGTACAT GTTCAAGAGACCAGTGAGGAGAGCCTGGCTGCTGTTGCAGGGATGTTCAGTAGCAAAGCTAAAG GGGTTGAGTGGAGCCTTGATAATGATGCATCCAATGCTGCAGTTTTAGTTGCCAGTGAAGCTCATGCGATAACTCTGGCTGTTGAAGGTTTGTTGGGTGTTGTCTTTACGGTAGCCACGTTGACAGATGAAGCGATGGATGTTGGTGAG CTTGAATCTCCCAAATGTGATTATGATCCGCCTGCAAAATGTACTGGGAAAACTGCTCTTCTCTGCCTTTCGATGGTTGATTCAGTGTGGTTGACCATACTAGATGCCCTATCTCTTATTTTGTCAAG GTCACAAGGAGAGGCAATCGTGTTGGAAATACTGAAGGGATATCAGGCATTCACTCAG GCGTGTGGAGTTCTTCGAGCTGTAGAACCTTTAAACTCCTTTCTAGCATCTCTTTGCAAATTTACGATCAATTTTCCGAATGAAGCAGAAAGAAGGAG CAGTGCTTTACAATCTCCTGGTCCAAGACGCTCTGAATCATTAGGCGACCAAAGGGAAACCATTGTCCTTACTCCCAAGAATGTGCAG GCTTTAAGAACTCTGTTCAACATTGCTCATCGACTCCATAACGTGTTGGGTCCATCCTGGGTTTTG GTCTTGGAAACTCTAGCAGCTCTAGACCGAGCAATCCATTCACCACATGCCACCACACAG GAGGTCACAACAGCTGTCCCAAAGCTTACAAGGGAATCATCTGGTCAATACAGTGATTTCAGTATTCTTTCATCTTTAAATTCTCAG CTGTTTGAGAGCTCGGCACTAATGCACATATCTGCAGTAAAATCCCTTCTGTCTGCATTGCGCCAGCTTTCAGAACAATGTATTTCTGGGACTCTAAGTGGTTCTGGACCAGCATCAAGTCAAAAATTTGGAAGTATCATGTTTTCGGTGGAACGTATGATTTGCATACTGGTCAATAATCTTCACA GAGTGGAGCCATTGTGGGATCAAGTTATTGGCCACTTTCTTGAG CTTGCAGACAAACCTAACCAGCATTTAAGAAATATGGCCCTGGATGCACTAGACCGGTCAATATGTGCTGTTTTAGATTCAGATCAATTCCAGGATGATATGACAACTAGATCCCATGAGACATCTCAGAAT GTGGAAACCGGGCTTTCAGAAATAGGATCACTTGAATGTGCTGCCATATCTCCATTGCGGGTTCTTTATTTATCTACTCAAAGCATTGATGTACGTGCTGGATCGTTGAAAATTCTTCTTCATGTTTTAGAG AGGCATGGAGAAAAGTTACACTACAGTTGGCCTGATATTCTTGAAATGTTGAG GTCTGTGGCTGATGCTTCAGAGAAGGAAATTGTCACCTTGGGCTTCCAG AGCCTACGTGTGATTATGAATGATGGACTTTCCACTATTCCTGCAGACTGCCTTCATGT ATGTGTAGATGTGACTGGAGCATACAGTTCCCAGAAAACAGAGCTGAATATAAGTTTGACAGCTATAGGCCTTTTATGGACTACAACTGACTTTATTGCAAAAGGGCTTAAGCGCACGGAAAAGGAAATGGATGGTCAAAAGCCAGAAGAGCAAACACGTAGTGTTTTGGACCAAGTGCGTTTGATAAATGTCATTGATCGTGACAAGTtgcttttctctgttttttcatTGCTTCAGAATCTTGGAGCTGATGAGAGGCCAGAG GTCAGAAATTCAGCAGTCAGGACTCTTTTTCAGACTCTGGGAAGTCATGGGCAGAAACTCTCAAAAAGCATGTGGGAGGATTGCCTTTGGAATTATGTTTTCCCTACACTAGATCGTGCTTCTCACATG GCTGCAACTTCATCAAAAGACGAATGGCAAGGGAAAGAACTTGGAACTAGAGGTGGAAAAGCAGTTCACATGCTCATACATCATAG TCGCAACACAGCTCAGAAACAGTGGGATGAAACActtgttcttgttcttggtGGAATAGCTCGTATTTTACGTTCTTTCTTTCCATTTCTCAGAAGCTTGACCAACTTTTGGTCAG GATGGGAATCATTGCTTCTGTTTGTGAAAAATAGTATTCTTAATGGTAGCAAAGAGGTTTCTCTTGCAGCAATAAATTGCTTACAGACAACTGTTCTTTCCCATTCTTCAAAG GGAAATGTACCAATGCCTTACCTTACATCGGTGCTTGATATTTATGAGTTTGTTCTTCAAAAGTCAACAAACTATTGTGGTAATGCAGCTAGCAAGGTGAAGCAGGAGATTTTACACGGTCTTG GGGAACTATATGTTCAAGCACAGAGGATGTTTGACAATCAATTGTATACAATGTTGCTTGGGATCATAAATTTGGCTGTCAAGCAAGCCATAGTGGATAGTGATAACTTTGAAACTGAATTT GGACACGTTCCTCCTGTTTTACGTACAATACTGGAGATTTTACCATTGTTACGTCCAGCTGATCACCTTTCATCCATGTGGCTAATTCTTCTTCGggattttttgaaatatttaccaAGATCTGACTCCCCCTCACAAGATGAGGAAGATGAAGCAGTGCAAGCCAGCGCTATTGACCAAAATCAAG aTGCTGACCTGAAGTATGAAAGATCGAATGGGACTGGTTCCAAATCCCTAAACAAAATGGAAATAACATCTCCAACTTCAGCAGGCATCCCTAGTTATTTGTTTGCAGAAAAGCTTGTTCCTTTGCTGGTAGATCTCTTTTTACAGGCACCAGCAATTGAAAAGTATATTATATATCCTGAAATTATTCAAAGTCTGGGAAG GTGTATGACTACTAGAAGAGACAGCCCAGATGGTGCACTCTGGAGGTTAGCTGTTGAAGGCTTCAATCATATTCTTGTTGATGATCTCTGCAAATTATCTGTGGACTCTGGACATGATTCTAATGTCAGTAAACCTGCAAGAACACGTATTTGGAAGGAAGTTGCAGATGTATATGAAATATTCCTTGTGGGTTATTGTGGGCGGGCCCTTCCTTCTGATTCTCTTTCAGCTGTGGCAGTAAAGGCTGATGAGTCACTTGAGATTACGACTTTAAACATTCTTGGTGACCAAATTTTGAGGCTGCCAATTGATGCACCTTCTGAT ATTTTGCTAAGACTAGTGTCTACCTTGGACCGTTGTGCATCACGGACTTGCTCTTTGCCTGTTGAGACTGTAACACTTATGCCTTCTCACTGTATAAGATTTTCCTTGGCTTGCTTACAGAAGTTATTTTCCTTGAGCAG CTATGAAGAGAAAGCCAATAGTTGGAGTTTGGAAAGATCTGAAATTAGCAAAATTTCAATCATGGTTCTCATGACCAGATGCGAATTCATCTTGAACAGATTTTTGATTGATGAGGGAGACTCTG GTGAAGGTCCACTACCAGCTGCAAGGGTAGAGGAACTCATCTATGTCCTGGAGGAACTGAGCCGTCTGGTCATTCATCCAGACTCAGCATCTGCTCTTCACTTGCATCCATATTTGAAAGACGGCCTGGCCAAGGAAAACAATCGTGAGAAGCGGTCACATCTGCTTGTTTTGTTTCCATGCCTTTGTGAGCTTGTCATATCAAG GGAAGCAAGAGTAAGAGAACTGGTGCGAGTACTACTCAGACTTGTTACGAAAGAGTTAGCACTAGACGTCTCCTTATCCAGTCAACACATGGAAGAGTACTTTTTGACAACGCAGAGTCCCAAGTCGGTTCCATGA